The proteins below come from a single Phycisphaerae bacterium genomic window:
- a CDS encoding exo-alpha-sialidase gives MQSHSTHRAVEVVARGTVFDHIGVNLMKGDETYPFAIAPNAVVTPRGGVLVAWTAGAYEVSPNAVIMGRETYDGGKTWTYEPFVIADRPDHGLINVAFIHARQRMLIFYNDYLGRVKASHGWFIDGTEDVWLAESHDTGYYWSDPRQLTDFHQKRQPYMLQIRENGLRLAGGELVLPVGYHTRHFPPARPDEFRNGFGVLRSEDDGKTWRRCLLETNDPNRLFDEPAIAQCADGSLLMYLRTNTGTMWQSRSHDGGRTWAQPADTGIVAAPASVALAKLPDGRFVLAWNDHPAKRTFLSVAVSSDEGKTWTGPDVIDMVCIQPMPPMQHEQAANVALMVDDEGLVWMVWAHIAWYGEGAYGSIKYARLKVRD, from the coding sequence ATGCAAAGTCATTCGACCCACAGAGCGGTTGAAGTCGTCGCACGCGGCACCGTTTTCGACCACATCGGCGTCAACCTCATGAAGGGCGACGAGACGTACCCCTTCGCCATCGCTCCCAACGCCGTGGTCACCCCGCGCGGCGGGGTGCTGGTGGCCTGGACCGCCGGCGCCTACGAGGTCTCGCCCAACGCGGTCATTATGGGTCGCGAAACCTACGACGGCGGCAAGACCTGGACCTACGAGCCGTTCGTGATCGCCGACCGCCCCGACCACGGCCTGATCAACGTGGCCTTCATCCACGCCCGCCAGCGGATGTTGATCTTCTACAACGACTACCTCGGTCGCGTCAAAGCCTCGCACGGCTGGTTCATCGACGGCACCGAGGACGTCTGGCTCGCTGAATCCCACGACACCGGCTACTACTGGTCCGATCCCAGGCAACTGACCGATTTCCACCAGAAGCGTCAGCCGTACATGCTCCAGATCCGCGAGAACGGCCTGCGGCTCGCCGGCGGCGAACTGGTCCTCCCGGTCGGCTACCACACCCGCCATTTCCCGCCCGCCAGGCCGGATGAGTTCCGCAACGGCTTCGGCGTCCTGCGATCCGAAGACGACGGCAAGACCTGGCGTCGCTGCCTGCTGGAGACCAACGACCCGAACCGCCTCTTCGACGAACCGGCCATCGCCCAATGCGCCGACGGCTCGCTCCTGATGTACCTGCGAACCAACACCGGCACGATGTGGCAATCGCGCTCGCACGACGGCGGCCGAACCTGGGCCCAGCCCGCCGACACCGGCATCGTCGCCGCTCCCGCCAGCGTGGCTTTGGCCAAACTGCCCGACGGCCGCTTCGTCCTGGCCTGGAATGACCACCCAGCCAAGCGCACTTTCCTCTCCGTCGCCGTCTCATCGGACGAAGGCAAAACCTGGACCGGGCCCGATGTGATCGACATGGTCTGCATCCAGCCGATGCCGCCCATGCAACACGAACAGGCGGCCAACGTCGCCCTGATGGTCGACGACGAGGGCCTCGTCTGGATGGTCTGGGCCCACATCGCCTGGTATGGCGAGGGTGCCTACGGCTCGATCAAGTACGCCCGCCTGAAGGTGCGCGACTGA
- a CDS encoding acetylxylan esterase → MPLIDKPLDELKTYQGINPRPADFDQFWDSRLTEMRALDPRVELVPAEFQVPFAECFDLYFTGVGGSRIHAKYLRPKQAAAPHPAMVLFHGYGVSSGEWHDKLAYVAMGYSVAALDCRGQSGFSEDRGGVRGTTLHGHIVRGLDDSPENMLFVQVFLDTAQLARIVMAMPEVDAKRVGAAGGSQGGGLTLACASLEPGIKRAAPTFPFLCDYQRVWEMDLAQGAYAEIREFFRWYDPCHRREDEIFTKLGYIDVQHLCPRIRGEILMGVGLMDTICPPSTQFAAYNKITSPKSLAIYPDFTHEGLPGFSDQVYQFMAGL, encoded by the coding sequence ATGCCATTGATCGACAAACCACTCGATGAGCTCAAGACGTACCAAGGAATCAACCCCCGTCCAGCGGATTTTGACCAATTCTGGGACTCCCGTTTGACCGAGATGCGGGCCCTCGACCCGCGGGTCGAGCTGGTCCCAGCCGAGTTCCAGGTTCCCTTCGCCGAATGCTTCGACTTGTACTTTACCGGCGTGGGCGGCTCGCGGATCCACGCCAAGTACCTCCGGCCCAAACAGGCCGCTGCTCCGCACCCAGCCATGGTCCTCTTCCACGGCTATGGCGTCAGTTCCGGCGAGTGGCACGACAAGCTCGCCTACGTGGCCATGGGCTATTCGGTGGCTGCGCTCGACTGCCGCGGCCAAAGCGGGTTCTCCGAGGATCGCGGCGGCGTCCGCGGCACCACGCTGCACGGCCACATCGTTCGCGGACTCGACGACTCGCCCGAGAATATGCTGTTCGTCCAGGTATTTCTCGACACCGCCCAGCTTGCCCGCATCGTCATGGCCATGCCCGAAGTGGATGCCAAGCGCGTCGGAGCGGCCGGCGGCAGCCAGGGCGGCGGCCTGACCCTCGCCTGCGCCTCGCTCGAACCGGGCATCAAGCGGGCGGCGCCCACCTTCCCGTTCCTCTGTGACTACCAGCGGGTCTGGGAGATGGACCTGGCCCAGGGCGCCTACGCTGAAATCCGCGAGTTCTTCCGCTGGTACGACCCCTGCCACCGGCGCGAGGACGAGATCTTCACCAAACTCGGCTATATCGACGTCCAGCACCTGTGCCCGCGGATCCGCGGCGAAATCCTCATGGGCGTCGGGCTGATGGACACCATCTGCCCGCCCTCGACCCAGTTCGCCGCCTACAACAAGATCACCTCGCCGAAGTCCCTGGCGATCTACCCGGACTTCACCCACGAAGGCCTGCCCGGCTTCAGCGACCAGGTCTACCAGTTCATGGCGGGGCTGTAG